In Pieris napi chromosome 2, ilPieNapi1.2, whole genome shotgun sequence, the following proteins share a genomic window:
- the LOC125057000 gene encoding protein sarah isoform X2, which translates to MADKEDDETFQEDDVYINPEDGMPNVHPNIADIHPDSDSHDELNEFDDLPKSVIVTNIPSDVFSDEKLKKELEDLFRTFSDNITFQWLKSFKRLRVNYDSPLAAANARVQLHQYHFHSTYINCYFAQPVTPISLKNLQPPAPVKQYLISPPASPPIGWEPREEGEPIVNADLLAAIASLAPGESHELHAPTPTQPAIIVHTALSAEPAPISCKIQHTRCPEY; encoded by the coding sequence ATGGCTGACAAAGAAGACGACGAAACCTTTCAAGAAGATGACGTATATATAAATCCTGAAGATGGAATGCCTAATGTTCATCCAAATATCGCTGATATACATCCGGACAGTGATTCCCATGACGAACTTAACGAATTTGACGATCTACCAAAGTCCGTGATTGTAACAAATATACCAAGCGATGTCTTCTCCGACGAGAAGTTGAAAAAAGAACTTGAAGATTTATTTCGTACGTTTTctgataatataacttttcagtggttaaaaagttttaaacgcCTACGTGTGAACTACGACAGCCCTCTAGCCGCAGCCAATGCACGAGTACAACTTCATCAGTATCACTTCCATAGtacctatattaattgttattttgccCAACCCGTTACGCCAATTTCATTGAAGAATCTGCAACCGCCAGCGCCTGTCAAGCAATATCTGATTTCTCCACCTGCTAGCCCTCCTATTGGATGGGAGCCACGGGAAGAAGGTGAACCGATAGTAAATGCTGATTTATTAGCAGCAATAGCTAGTTTGGCTCCTGGAGAAAGTCATGAACTACATGCCCCTACTCCGACACAGCCTGCGATTATAGTGCACACAGCCCTATCTGCTGAGCCTGCACCCATATCCTGTAAGATTCAACACACAAGATGTCCTGAATACTGA
- the LOC125057000 gene encoding protein sarah isoform X1, protein MFNSQVAMADKEDDETFQEDDVYINPEDGMPNVHPNIADIHPDSDSHDELNEFDDLPKSVIVTNIPSDVFSDEKLKKELEDLFRTFSDNITFQWLKSFKRLRVNYDSPLAAANARVQLHQYHFHSTYINCYFAQPVTPISLKNLQPPAPVKQYLISPPASPPIGWEPREEGEPIVNADLLAAIASLAPGESHELHAPTPTQPAIIVHTALSAEPAPISCKIQHTRCPEY, encoded by the exons AT gTTTAATTCTCAAGTCGCGATGGCTGACAAAGAAGACGACGAAACCTTTCAAGAAGATGACGTATATATAAATCCTGAAGATGGAATGCCTAATGTTCATCCAAATATCGCTGATATACATCCGGACAGTGATTCCCATGACGAACTTAACGAATTTGACGATCTACCAAAGTCCGTGATTGTAACAAATATACCAAGCGATGTCTTCTCCGACGAGAAGTTGAAAAAAGAACTTGAAGATTTATTTCGTACGTTTTctgataatataacttttcagtggttaaaaagttttaaacgcCTACGTGTGAACTACGACAGCCCTCTAGCCGCAGCCAATGCACGAGTACAACTTCATCAGTATCACTTCCATAGtacctatattaattgttattttgccCAACCCGTTACGCCAATTTCATTGAAGAATCTGCAACCGCCAGCGCCTGTCAAGCAATATCTGATTTCTCCACCTGCTAGCCCTCCTATTGGATGGGAGCCACGGGAAGAAGGTGAACCGATAGTAAATGCTGATTTATTAGCAGCAATAGCTAGTTTGGCTCCTGGAGAAAGTCATGAACTACATGCCCCTACTCCGACACAGCCTGCGATTATAGTGCACACAGCCCTATCTGCTGAGCCTGCACCCATATCCTGTAAGATTCAACACACAAGATGTCCTGAATACTGA
- the LOC125057008 gene encoding histone deacetylase complex subunit SAP18 encodes MKMAGVESMVVEEVKPAEKPVDREKTCPLLLRVFCSTGRHNSPGDYARGGVPQNELQIYTWMDATLRELTSLVKEVNPETRRKGTYFDFAIVYPDMRTPTYRMREIGVTCSGQRGNDDNKTLSQVKFQIGNYLDISITPANRMPPPMRRPQPYMNNRPY; translated from the exons ATGAAAATGGCGGGAGTAGAATCAATGGTTGTCGAAGAGGTTAAACCGGCAGAAAAACCAGTTGATAGAGAAAAG acCTGCCCTCTTCTGCTTCGAGTTTTTTGTTCAACTGGCAGACACAATTCTCCTGGTGACTATGCAAGAGGTGGGGTTCCGCAGAATGAGTTGCAAATATACACATGGATGGATGCAACTCTTCGGGAACTTACTAGCCTAGTGAAAGAAGTGAATCCTGAGACACGTCGTAAGGGTACTTATTTTGACTTTGCCATTGTGTATCCAGATATGCGGACACCAACATATCGCATGAGAGAAATTGGTGTTACATGTTCTGGTCAAAGAGGGAATGATGATAATAAAACTCTTTCCCAAGTCAAGTTTCAAATTGGCAATTATTTGGATATATCAATCACTCCCGCTAATAGAATGCCTCCTCCAATGAGACGTCCACAACCCTACATGAATAATCGACCATACTAG
- the LOC125056964 gene encoding organic cation transporter protein isoform X4, which yields MNMENWILVRCWVEGVDTNETIASWNSTEILQSIPLTLAGGLHNCLVYNEDNETEACTKWVYDSKYRTSSRAIEWDLVCDQRWKGALAQTIYMLGVFTGAVYLGGLADKYGRKTVFCWSSVLQLILGVGVAFIPEYWSFLVGTFFYALFGSAGAYIPAFVLTMEIVGPKKRTSCGVAFQCAFAVGIMLVAGWGALIDNRVLLQVVYGLHGVILIPHIWIMDESPRWLWAQGRAKEAVDIVQKALKCNKSDEVLDRAELVSKGRVEASKGSEEQSAGIIDLFKTPNLRIKTINICFAWFANSLVYYGLTLSTGKLEGNPYLITAVFGLVEFPSYAFVIYFLDIWGRRALMSSMMIIGGGACVVATFLPSGSMVSTVIVIGGKLFIAGSFAIIYNYSAELFPTVVRNSAIGLGSMFARLSGALTPLITLLDSFNPKIPAVTFGIVALLSGFLCLFLPETMNQPMPQSLNDGETFGRGDNCFGSCLGKKSNKTYAADEKTTEAMVPLGDMSKGA from the coding sequence ATGCTGGGTAGAAGGTGTGGACACGAACGAAACTATAGCCTCGTGGAACTCAACAGAAATTCTGCAATCAATTCCTTTAACTCTGGCTGGGGGTCTACACAATTGCCTTGTATACAATGAAGACAACGAAACTGAAGCGTGCACCAAATGGGTATATGACTCGAAGTACAGAACCTCTTCGCGCGCCATTGAATGGGATCTTGTCTGTGACCAAAGGTGGAAGGGAGCTTTAGCACAAACTATTTACATGTTGGGTGTATTCACCGGAGCAGTATACTTAGGAGGATTAGCGGATAAATATGGACGAAAGACTGTATTTTGCTGGTCATCAGTGTTGCAATTAATTTTAGGTGTAGGCGTAGCGTTCATACCAGAGTACTGGTCTTTCTTAGTTGGTACGTTTTTCTATGCACTATTCGGCTCTGCTGGTGCTTATATTCCGGCGTTTGTGTTGACAATGGAAATTGTTGGTCCTAAGAAACGAACCAGCTGTGGTGTAGCCTTTCAATGTGCCTTTGCTGTGGGAATAATGTTAGTCGCCGGCTGGGGAGCACTTATCGACAATCGAGTCCTCCTTCAAGTTGTATATGGATTACATGGTGTCATATTAATCCCTCATATATGGATAATGGATGAATCACCAAGATGGCTGTGGGCACAAGGACGAGCTAAAGAAGCTGTCGACATCGTGCAAAAAGCTCTTAAGTGTAACAAATCTGATGAAGTTTTAGATAGAGCTGAACTTGTTTCTAAAGGTAGAGTCGAGGCATCAAAGGGATCAGAAGAACAGAGTGCTGGAATTATTGATCTATTTAAGACTCctaatttaagaattaaaaccataaatatttgttttgcatGGTTTGCAAATTCTTTAGTTTATTATGGTCTTACACTCAGTACGGGAAAGCTTGAAGGAAATCCTTATTTAATTACAGCTGTTTTTGGACTCGTTGAATTTCCAAGTTATGcatttgtcatatattttcttGACATTTGGGGCCGAAGAGCGTTAATGAGTTCTATGATGATTATTGGTGGAGGTGCGTGCGTTGTTGCAACATTTTTGCCATCAGGTTCTATGGTTTCTACCGTTATTGTTATAGGTGGAAAACTGTTCATTGCTGGATCATTtgcaattatttacaattattcagCTGAATTATTCCCCACTGTAGTACGGAACTCGGCTATAGGATTAGGTTCCATGTTCGCTAGGCTGTCTGGAGCCCTTACTCCATTAATAACCTTACTCGATTCATTTAACCCAAAAATTCCAGCAGTGACATTTGGAATTGTAGCGCTTTTATCAGGTTTTCTATGTTTATTCTTGCCTGAGACTATGAATCAACCAATGCCACAATCTCTTAATGACGGTGAAACCTTTGGCAGAGGCGACAACTGCTTTGGCAGTTGCTTAGGGAAaaagagtaataaaacatATGCTGCTGATGAAAAAACCACCGAGGCAATGGTTCCACTTGGTGATATGAGTAAGGGAGCTTAA